In a genomic window of Comamonadaceae bacterium OTU4NAUVB1:
- the phbB gene encoding acetoacetyl-CoA reductase — translation MSKKVAYVTGGMGGIGTAICQRLHKDGFTVIAGCGPTRDFAKWLAEQRELGFEFHASVGNVGDWASTVEAFNQSKSEHGSIDVLVNNAGITRDRMFLKMSPEDWSAVIETNLNSMFNVTKQVVGDMVEKGWGRIINISSVNGAKGQAGQTNYSAAKAGMHGFTMALAQELAAKGVTVNTVSPGYIGTDMVKAIRQEVLDKIVATIPVKRLGEPSEIASIISWLATDEGGYSTGADFSVNGGLHMH, via the coding sequence ATGAGCAAAAAAGTCGCCTACGTCACCGGTGGTATGGGTGGGATCGGAACCGCCATCTGCCAGCGCCTGCACAAGGACGGATTCACCGTCATCGCCGGTTGTGGCCCCACCCGCGACTTCGCCAAATGGCTGGCCGAACAGCGCGAACTTGGATTCGAGTTCCACGCGTCGGTCGGCAATGTCGGTGATTGGGCGTCCACGGTCGAAGCCTTCAATCAGTCCAAGTCCGAGCACGGCAGCATCGACGTGCTGGTCAACAACGCGGGCATCACGCGCGACCGCATGTTCCTCAAGATGTCGCCGGAGGACTGGAGCGCGGTGATCGAGACCAACCTCAACAGCATGTTCAACGTCACCAAGCAGGTGGTGGGCGACATGGTGGAAAAGGGATGGGGCCGGATCATCAACATCAGCTCGGTCAACGGCGCCAAGGGCCAGGCCGGGCAGACCAACTATTCGGCGGCGAAGGCCGGCATGCACGGCTTCACGATGGCCCTGGCGCAGGAACTCGCCGCCAAGGGCGTGACCGTCAACACCGTGAGCCCGGGCTATATCGGCACCGACATGGTCAAGGCCATCCGCCAGGAAGTGCTCGACAAGATCGTGGCGACCATTCCGGTCAAACGCCTGGGCGAACCCAGCGAGATCGCATCGATCATCTCTTGGCTGGCGACCGACGAGGGCGGCTATTCCACCGGTGCGGATTTCTCCGTCAACGGCGGCCTGCACATGCACTGA